AATCCAAAGAGGAAGAAGTGGTGACTGCTTATCACTCATCATGCAAACCAAGGACAATCAATGGAGAGATGTATGTGCTGTGATCATCCAGGATATAAAATATGGGATTATTGTGCATTATTTTAACCTTTCAGATATACCACACAAAACTGCATGACAAGATCTGCCTCTAGTAATACCACCAACATCACTGTCTCGGGACCAGTGTCCTTCtggcatcagtagatattgtGTGAACGGACTTTCTTTAGGGCGGGGAGTCACTGCAGCCACCCTCATTAGGTTATGACCGTGATCTAATAACGTAAGTGTATGCCCTCTCTACTTTTATGTAACTACTTCCTTGTGTGTGCATGGTCTCTTTGGTGCAAGTGCCATATATTCTAGTTTAAAATTTGATCTATTAAGCTTACGAATCTAACTGCAATGCTGTAATGAGCGTAACATAGCGACTAGCTCAGAACATGCAGATATTCTTCTTTGGCAAAGTTGGCAAGATACTACATGATCTATCAGACTTCTCGTCCGCATCATCAGGTTTTCACGTGTGACACTCATTACAGGCACTCACAATTATAAACTAGCACAGCTGCCAGCAATGTTGATGCTGACAAAACCGTCAGAAGGCGacaaatacattttctatgtAACAGGCAGAGAGCTCTCAGAACAATGCAGCGTACTAATGCATTGGGTCTAAAAAccaattcatttctatgtttaaGATCCTCTTCAGGAAACACAATACAgatatattattcattttaagATAAACTTTTTAAAAACACAGGTAAATATATTCTGGCACTTTCAGGAGCAACTTGAGTTGGCCTCAGACTAGTTTAGGGGGAACGTACTCTGCTGCTGCACTCCCTTGAGGCAGTGAAATGGTTAAGAGATTTGTAGAGCACACACGTGTCAGTTTAATGGTCAGTGTACCCCACCTGGAGATAAACTGGTAGTACTGAGCGAGAGAATGGCTATCAAGGCTACTGAACACTTCTAGGAAACAAAAGCCACTAGCACCTTTGTTGGCAGATCATCACCCTGATCCAACTAGGGGCAATTCCCAGCTCAACCATGGTCAGATGTTATAAAAGGTGACCGGAAACTTGTCCAATGACTAAATGATCAAAGAAAACCAGTCGTGTTGTGGGACTGCAATACAGAGAGATACGGTCTCCTTAATTAGAGCTTGATTTGCAAGAAGCTTATACTTTGACCCAGATGTTCCATCAGACAACTAGCTGGCTTAGCTTTAGTCTTCTAGATTAATCTTAACACTCATGAGAAAGCCCTTGCAATTAAACAGGCAAAGGCTACAGAAATCATCCATTATTACATGCAAATGTTTCAAGAAATATGGTCAACACTCTTTCCCGTGATGGATTATAAAATGTCTTAACTTAAGAGAGCGGCAGCTTTCATTGCCAGGCATTTCCTCAGCAATGTTCCTCTTCTCTGCCAACCCTATCAGTTGTGACAGTGGTAGGACATGGCTACGAGTAACAGTGGTAGACCGAACTACCCCAATATAGCATACGGCAAATGCCAAGTACTTTTCAACTAATCGAAAACAGCCGTTTCTGGATGAGCCAGAACGGATAGTATTACAGGACAGATTGAGTTTTGCTGCTCCAACCTCTCCAGAAGGTGGTTACAAGATGCTGTGTGCCTATTGCCTAAGAATATCACAGCTCTTACATTATGCATTAAAGGATATGGTGAAGCAGTTATGTGCGCAATACATGCCAACTCCTCCACAAGAGTGCAATGGAAAATATTTCCAACATCGAGCATTTTTTTTGACTTGCATTATTTGATCAGGTAGGGAGTTGAAAGCCAGAACGCCAACTTTATCTGTAAACCAAATCGGACACCCTAAACCTTCATGCATGGCCTCAGGAAGAGTCGGAGCCCTCTGTCTCGATGGCCGTAGTTCCCACAGCCTCCCGGATGAATGGGAGGCGCCATGAGGGGGGCCACCGCAGGAAGACGGGGGGTCTGAGGGTGTAGAGAGTGGAAAAGTGCTGGCCCCAGAAGGAAGGGGCGAGGCGCAGGAGCCCATCCGAACAGGACTTCAGGTCTTGGGGGTGAGTGAGAGAAGGGAGCATGGACTCAGACAGAGGGAGGGGCTCTCTGTAACCAAaatgtaaggggaaaaaaaagggtgaggggagggggggggggggaaagggtaaggggaggggggggggaacaaaaataacaaaaaaacaaaaatgaaaaagttaAACAGGTTCTTAATAGTAGGGgataaaatggaaatgaaaaaatTAACGTTTAAAAATGGAGATGCAGGAACCTAAATGACCATGGATGGGGACACAGGATGAGCTGTGAAGAGGTGAGAATGGGAAGCACAAGTAATGCATGGAGAGAGAACATAAAGAGATTATTAGCCTCACCGTATGAGGGATGGCAATGAATTCAAAGTTACAACAATAATCTATTTTACAGCAGAGGAGGAGACTGCCTCTAACGACCAATGGGTTAAAcaggctataaaaaaaaaatccccagatTTTTAGAAATTACAGCTGTAAAAGGGGGCACAGTACAACCGCCGTTATATGGAAACCCACTGCTTACAACATGACATGTGATGCACACTGCTGTATGATAAACAAATGTGTAACTGCGCAAAGAACAAGACAGGTTGTCAAAAAATTGATCAGAGTgcagttcatatatatatatatatatatatatatatatattttttttgcaattgctATCCGAACAGATGGAAAAGGCCCTGAGAAAGGAATACAGGGCAACGTCTTTAAGCCAATCAGCGAATAGTAAAAGTAATGGCACATGATTGAAAACTTCATGTATGGGGAAAGGTTACAGTCAGTCAGTGGAGGGGAGGTGGTGTATCTGCTTTGTCAGGTCTGCTTGTGCAGATAACAGTTCAAGAGCCGGCTACCTGGATACCATGGAACTTGAGTGAGACTGGCTAGAGGAGGTCGTGGCGGCACTGAGTTGCGAGAAACCACTGTGGCTTGATTCCAGGCTGGTCATGGAACCCCTAAAGGAAAAGAGTAAGCATTAAACAAGTATTATGCAGCAAAGTAAAATGGTCACACCATTGTACGTGCCAGTGTTGTAGTTAAGAATAGGCTGCTTAGATGCTCTATATAGATCTTAGAAGCTAGGTCAGTACCTGAAATCTTCAGAGCCAATGatctctgtgtagtacatgactTTGCACTTGTGTGAGGAGACTTGTAAGGAGGCGAGAACATCGTCCACACGTGGTAGGCTGCTGGTGGCACAGGCAGGCATGTTATGAAATTTCCATTGCAGGATATAGAACCCCGGCCAGCGTGTCACATGAGAACCCTGCAAACATGGAAGTATTACAACCTGTGGCAACTAAACGATTAGGAAAAAGATTGCGGTAACTGGCAGGAGAAGGTTACCTGCACGCTCTCTCCCTCCTTGCAGGTCAGGGGAGATTCCACCATGCTGTAATCTCGGCCCAGCTGCCATGCTTTATCAATCAGTTGCACATTGTTGCCCACGGGAGAGGTGATGCCATGAGCTCCAAGGGTGTCCCGTTTGGGCACTTGTGGTGCCCTCTTGGAGTGGTAAATGTTAAAAACGATGTCTCCTTTGCACACATCAAAGTCCCAGGTGATGACACAGGAGGCATCCACTATCTGAATTAATATCTGAATAACAAAAAGAACACAAACGCAGCTTAAACCTTCTGCTGTAGTGACCCACATGatttaatacaaaaacaaaaattctgCAGTGTTCAGAAGTAGGCAGGATGGGTGCCACAGCCCAGGCAATAATGACATATAGTACATGTTAAGTAGCATTAGCAAAGTTTATTAAAGTAAACAAATTATCAGGGAGATAATTTGGGTTGACATCCAATCTCATAAACCTAACATGATGAACCACTAACACCAAATACAGaagaaaatacaaatatgtaCGTTAAACGAGCGTTTGGTTTGGAAAGAAAAACACTGCCTGCGGTCACAAGACACTTTATAGGCGAGATGCCCAGATATTAACCTTTCACCCATCGTACCTCATGTGGAGCGCCCTTAAACACACTGGCGGACTGGTAGATTGTCTCTGTCCAAAGTCGGATATCCTCACTTTCTAGTTCCTCTGGAGTCCGATAAAGTGCTTTGGGGACCAGCCCACCTTCTGAAACCTCACACTGCAAGAGAGTGATTGAGATGAATTAGACATATTGGGCATACTGCATAACGCTCAGTGATGGATGTGCCTACAATGAGGCAGCCTTAGGTGGCTGCCAGCTCTAATAATGGTTACAAATGACAAGATTTGTACGGATATTTATGGTAGTTAGTATAAGGGCttattatcatgtatttattAGAATAATTGTGACTCAAGATTACAATTTGCCGCGACTGGGACTAGAACTAGCGCCTCTGGCCTGACCTACAAAGTCTTCCATAACAACTTGCACTTTGCTCACTGAGACACTTCTGCTGGTAAGGGATGACCTTGCTCTCTCCTCATCCATCAGAATATCTAGGTACACACACTAATCCCTATTCTGCTCACCATGCACTCCCCACCAAGAAAGTCTGGAATCACTTCTTTGTCAATGTAATCTATTAATCCGCCTGGGCCTTGATAGTCATTGCCAGCATAGATCAGGAACTTCTTTCTGGTATTCTCATCGATGAAGGGACTGACCTGAAAACCACAAAGAAATGATGGATTATAATAATGTGACTTTTCTTTTTCGAGGAAAAAGCTTTCACAAGGTGTTAGAGATACAGCCTGTTGTCACTagaaaaataaacaccttgctgaCTGTGGGCAACATAGCGACAATGTAAACGCAGAAACATCAGGCAAAGACAGTACAGCAGTTGTTGCATTAAGCAAACATCCTCCTCTTCCGCCACACATGACTTCCTCAAAGTTTCTGCTAACTCTACTGGAGTTTCTTTGCTGCAACCTCCCCTGTATGAGTACAACCTCCACCTTTCATACAAAACAGCCAGTTTATGTAAGTTTTCTTTGCTTCCTCAAATTCCACGAACCATTGTACTTTGTCCTACGAGTCATTTCACCAATCTATTAATATATATCGCACTAAAGGACTGGGACTCTGCAGAGCCCATACAATGTTTGCAGCCATTCAGTAAAAGCATCATGCCCAGTACCTCCAGGTTTGAGCTATCACAAGACCATCAACATTCTGCTTTCTACAGACCCAGATCACAAAATAATATTACAAGACAATATTAATGGTCACAGTGTATTTACATGTGCATTAACAACATGAAAGGAGGTACATTCTTCCTGTCCATTCACGGAATACAGGATATTAGCCATTAAGGTTATCCAAACTCTAAACCTAGGTAGTATCCCATCCATTATTCCAGACAGGGGAGACATTTCTAAAAttcgctaaaaaaaaaaaaaaaaatagaccctTCCTTTGCTGAAACATTTTGTAACACACTCTTAAATGGAGGCAGCACAATTAGCTTGTGCGGCACAGTCATTTGCATACGACTGTTCGGTCCTCTGTAGAAACACACAGTAACGGGTGCCACTGCATGCTTGTGGTTGGCCAAATACCGCTTCCAGGAGAGCTAGTGGAAATTTTATAGTCCCAAGAGAAGATTTTAGCATAACCACCAGTATGGAGCAACATGAGGATGGGCAGGTAAATGTGTGACCTTTAAGTTAGCTATGGATAATTTGATCAGCTTTGCATGTAaatcaccctgtacatgctgggGAACAGAATATTATTTCATTTACAGAAACTTACTAATGTCCACAACACTGGAAACACTCTGGGGGCCCGTAATATCAACAGCCGTCCCAGTGTCTCTGGGTAATTCGTTTCCACCACTTCAATGATGCGCAGCAAGGCTTTGACTCCAGGCCTCCATAAATGCCTCATATTCAGCCCCTCCAAATCCACTAGGCATGTCCACGAGCTGAAAAGAAACAGCAAGTCACATTCCACGTGCAGCAGCTTTCAACAAAATTTACAAAGTCTAAGTGGAATTAATAAACGTTATTCTGATACTGTGTTTATATAATTTTCCCTTCCGTCTTCCTTGCTTTATTAGGTGAGCCATTTGTAAAAGGCGACAGAACACTTTACTGTATTTAATCCTTATTTCCTACTTGTCTGATCCAAAATATTCTATGATGTTGTGAACATCTGGAGATGTGCGCTGATCTTGTGACTTGTCCACTTGTGGTTGGAGGACAGGGCACCATGTGACAGGGCACCATGTGacagggcagtgtcatgatgtgaggaggggaataatgGCAGCAGACAGtttgatagtggaaggagcagggtacccTAAAAGCAGAGTAATGACGGATGGCTTCTGAAGAACCAATGCAACTGGAGAACAATCTGGGGACCTAGGCATGAGCTACAAAAGGATTCACACTGTGCAGTTTGAGAAACAAGTAGTAAATTAAGGGCAATAACTTGAAGTTAGATGAAGGTTTCCTCAAAGCAGCACAGGTAACAAAACAGTTAAACAAGACCACATGggagaataaaaacaaataaaggtCCTTAAAATGCAATGCACAGTGCTGAAAACTCCTAACCATTTTAAAACACCATCAACCTCAAGGACTGATAGTAGGAAACAATAGAGCTAGTACACCTATTGCAGTAAGGCACCACAGGGTGGCTCAAATGAAAATCTGTGGTAAACAGACCCAAATATGATTAGCTACAATAAAACAAATCATGAAGATAGCTGCATAACAGTACATGTGtacattaataatataaatgCTGAAGTAGTAAAATATGTTCTACTGTTAACATTTTGTGATAAATGCCTACATGAAATAGTTTagcgaaaaaaaacaaaaaaaaacccagaccgcatatataaaaaacacactacatggacaaatgtatttggccacatctgttaattattgaattgaggtgtctcaatcagacccgttgccagaggtgtataaaatcaagcacctagccatgcagactccatttgcaaacatttgtgatataaactgggtcgttctgaagagctcagtgacttcaagcctggtactgtgataggaggatgccacctttgcaataggacggttcatgaaatttcatccttgctgtATATtctacagtcaactgtaagtgatattattagaatgggaagcatttaggaacagcagcaactcagccacaaagtggaagacaACCTAAAATCACAAAGCGGGGTCAATGACtactaaggtgcatggtgcgtaaaagtcaccaacgctctgctgattccatagctaaagagtttcaacttccactggcattaatataagcacaaaaactgtgcttcagaagcttaatgaaatgggtttccatggccgagcaactGCATGTATTTCATTAAGCTTCTGAAGCACAGTTTTTGTTGCtatgctatgtttccaactttgtggcaacagtttggggaaggtccttttctattccaacatgactgtgccccagtgcacaaagaaaggactacaaagacatggtttaatgagttcaatgtggaagaactttactggcccgcacagagccctgacctcaacccgaTCAAACACCTataggatgaactggaacagaaatTGCGAGCCcgaccttcttgtccaacatcagtggctgacctcataaatgttctacagaatgaatgggcacaaattcccacagaaacactccatcttgtggaaagccttccaagaagagtggaagcggttatcactgcaaaagagggaccaactccatattaaagtacatgtatttgaataccgatgtcat
The nucleotide sequence above comes from Mixophyes fleayi isolate aMixFle1 chromosome 6, aMixFle1.hap1, whole genome shotgun sequence. Encoded proteins:
- the SEC14L1 gene encoding SEC14-like protein 1 isoform X1 is translated as MVQKYQSPVRVYKHGFELIMAAYERRFPTCHLIPMFVGSDIMNEFLSEDGAVHVVERRCKLDVDAPRLLKKIAGVDFVYFIQKNSLNRRDRTLHIEAYNETFGSRIVVHEYCCYTVHPDNDDWTCFEQSASLDIKSFFGFESTVEKIAMKQYTSNIKKGKEIIEYYLKQMDEEGITSMPRWVPVTKHQQECQTSTSCHAVSPAQNIPTTTSTDGHSSRDALSSSSSPPEPLSSTPDDKLDADYIKRYLGDLTPLQESCLIRLRQWLQETHKGKIPKDEHILRFLRARDFNIDKARELMCQSLTWRKQHQVDYLLSTWSPPQVLQDYYAGGWHHHDSDGRPLYVLRLGQMDTKGLVRALGEESLLRHVLSINEEGLRRCEENTNIFGRPISSWTCLVDLEGLNMRHLWRPGVKALLRIIEVVETNYPETLGRLLILRAPRVFPVLWTLVSPFIDENTRKKFLIYAGNDYQGPGGLIDYIDKEVIPDFLGGECMCEVSEGGLVPKALYRTPEELESEDIRLWTETIYQSASVFKGAPHEILIQIVDASCVITWDFDVCKGDIVFNIYHSKRAPQVPKRDTLGAHGITSPVGNNVQLIDKAWQLGRDYSMVESPLTCKEGESVQGSHVTRWPGFYILQWKFHNMPACATSSLPRVDDVLASLQVSSHKCKVMYYTEIIGSEDFRGSMTSLESSHSGFSQLSAATTSSSQSHSSSMVSREPLPLSESMLPSLTHPQDLKSCSDGLLRLAPSFWGQHFSTLYTLRPPVFLRWPPSWRLPFIREAVGTTAIETEGSDSS